From Syntrophorhabdus sp., the proteins below share one genomic window:
- a CDS encoding alpha/beta hydrolase translates to MPDYSKIDVPEVLSYVFYPRDESGPCPGYAFDHFIPVAEAVALHCRFYEEDKNRSRPWILYFHGNGEVVSDYDEIALFYFKHSLNLVVVDYRGYGKSNGTPTVADMSRDSRKVYESVKTALAERGLRDDLWIMGRSLGSVSALAIAYDQGAGINGLIIESGFPSISSL, encoded by the coding sequence ATGCCCGATTACAGCAAGATAGACGTACCGGAGGTCCTGTCATACGTGTTCTATCCGCGTGACGAATCCGGCCCCTGTCCGGGATACGCCTTCGACCATTTCATTCCCGTGGCGGAAGCGGTGGCCCTCCACTGCCGGTTCTACGAAGAAGACAAGAACCGCTCCCGGCCCTGGATCCTCTATTTTCACGGTAATGGCGAGGTCGTAAGCGACTATGACGAGATCGCCCTGTTCTACTTCAAACACAGCCTTAACCTGGTGGTCGTCGATTACCGCGGCTACGGGAAATCCAACGGCACGCCGACCGTTGCCGACATGTCCCGCGATTCCCGGAAGGTCTATGAGTCCGTGAAGACCGCTCTCGCGGAAAGGGGTTTGCGGGACGACCTGTGGATCATGGGCAGGTCTCTCGGCAGCGTCTCGGCCCTCGCGATCGCCTACGACCAGGGTGCCGGCATCAACGGGCTCATCATCGAAAGCGGTTTCCCGAGCATCTCCAGCCT